In Buchnera aphidicola (Cinara curtihirsuta), the genomic window AGTTCTGAATTAATTGTTAATTTTTTTAATATTATTGATGTGTGGAGAAAGCCAGATAGATTAAATAAATTAATATATTTAAATTTTTATTATAAAAATGATTTAAAAAATTTAAATAAAAATATGACACTGGGTAAATTATTAAAATCTATGTTTTCTATTATTAAAAATATATCTATTGATTCTTTTATAAATAAAAATTTATTTCAAGGTATTGAAATTAAAAATGAATTATATCGATTAAGAGTAAAAGCATTAAATGTTTGGAGAAATAAATAATATATTTTTTATATAAATATAAATTTTATTATATATACGTTAATATAGTTACACCGGCTTTTACTTTATATAAAGAATTTTTTATTTTATGCATTTTTTTATTACATAAGATTTCAATTATTGTTTGAGTATATATAGATTTATTATGTTTTTTTAAATCATTTATTACAAAAATAGTTTCTCCAGAACATATTTTTCTAGTTTTTTTTATTATAGAAATAAAATTATCTAGTTTTTGTTTATGAAAAATATATTTATTTTTTACATATATATTTAAATTAGGATAAGATTGAATTATAAAATTCTTTTTTTTAGGAAAATAGTTTTTTATTATTCCATC contains:
- a CDS encoding PTS glucose transporter subunit IIA; the protein is MKNKKYIFSPISGFIQNINETKDSLNYKKKIIIHSNKKIIVSPCDGIIKNYFPKKKNFIIQSYPNLNIYVKNKYIFHKQKLDNFISIIKKTRKICSGETIFVINDLKKHNKSIYTQTIIEILCNKKMHKIKNSLYKVKAGVTILTYI